A single window of Ignavibacteriota bacterium DNA harbors:
- a CDS encoding uracil-DNA glycosylase: MNTTRIKLKSEVIDFDKNSLIQSSLSEVEDKVISIDETWQKSQSLDELYSKIHKCTECKLGSTRKSFVFGSGNPDSDILIIGEAPGADEDEQGLPFVGRAGQLLTKILEAIKLSREEVYIANIVKCRPPGNRRPETIEVDTCEPYLKKQIEIIKPLFILSLGLTSVDTLLKTKHKMADIRGKLQDYHGIKMLVTYHPAALLRNPHWKKHVWEDVKYFRSLYDDFLKTKK, encoded by the coding sequence AAGTTCTCTGTCAGAAGTTGAAGATAAAGTTATAAGTATTGATGAGACCTGGCAAAAATCACAATCATTAGATGAATTATACTCCAAAATTCACAAGTGTACTGAATGCAAACTCGGATCCACAAGGAAAAGTTTTGTATTTGGCTCGGGGAATCCTGATTCAGATATATTAATAATTGGCGAAGCTCCCGGAGCTGATGAGGATGAGCAGGGATTGCCTTTTGTTGGTAGAGCCGGACAGCTTTTGACTAAGATACTTGAAGCAATTAAATTGAGTAGAGAGGAAGTATATATTGCAAATATTGTCAAATGCAGACCTCCCGGAAACCGCAGACCGGAAACTATTGAAGTTGATACCTGTGAGCCATATCTTAAGAAACAGATTGAAATAATAAAGCCCCTGTTTATATTATCTCTGGGGCTTACTTCAGTTGATACTTTACTTAAAACAAAACATAAAATGGCTGATATTCGTGGAAAACTTCAGGATTATCACGGTATCAAAATGCTTGTAACTTACCATCCTGCTGCTCTTTTGAGAAATCCACACTGGAAGAAGCACGTATGGGAAGACGTCAAATATTTCCGCTCACTTTATGATGACTTTCTTAAAACCAAAAAATAG
- a CDS encoding DUF4249 family protein, protein MKKLLFIIVISLLVISCEDPVPTDYIEDFVVEGLLIVDDPIQNITLMKTQPLNSIFDFDSSMVRDANVKIIGDEREFQLKFRTREDGGVGYYFDDTTYKVKSGVNYKLEITLNNGKFITGTTFTPPTTQWNYRPASDTLQFPLDTLNLGESDSISWQRAPGYDFYLISIENLDTLNYGIYLNPPTDEPNRRIYRPFGNPDRFREPVTIFPIPNTRTPIIWNAFRWFGKHRITIYVPDWNLLRWFLQAQGRGDADPLLTSVDGAIGYFGSASALRYDFFLRKNQP, encoded by the coding sequence ATGAAAAAGTTATTATTTATAATAGTAATCAGTTTGCTAGTTATATCATGCGAAGACCCTGTGCCTACTGATTATATAGAAGATTTTGTTGTAGAAGGGCTTTTAATCGTTGATGACCCGATTCAAAATATAACATTAATGAAAACACAACCTTTAAACAGCATTTTCGATTTTGACTCTTCAATGGTTAGGGATGCAAATGTAAAAATCATTGGTGACGAGCGTGAATTTCAATTAAAGTTCAGAACACGTGAAGATGGCGGAGTTGGTTATTACTTTGATGATACAACTTACAAAGTAAAATCGGGTGTAAATTACAAGCTTGAAATTACTCTTAATAATGGAAAATTTATTACAGGTACTACATTTACACCACCAACAACCCAATGGAACTACAGACCTGCCAGCGATACTTTGCAATTTCCACTTGACACTTTGAACTTAGGAGAAAGCGACAGTATATCCTGGCAACGAGCTCCCGGATATGATTTCTACCTAATTAGCATCGAAAATCTTGATACACTGAATTACGGTATATATTTGAATCCACCAACAGATGAGCCAAATCGTAGAATTTACAGACCATTTGGCAATCCCGACAGATTCAGAGAGCCGGTAACAATTTTTCCAATACCAAACACAAGAACTCCAATTATTTGGAATGCATTTCGTTGGTTCGGAAAGCATAGAATAACCATATATGTTCCTGACTGGAACCTCTTGCGGTGGTTTTTACAAGCTCAGGGGCGCGGAGATGCAGATCCCTTGCTTACCAGTGTGGATGGTGCAATCGGCTATTTTGGCTCTGCTTCAGCGCTCAGATATGACTTCTTTCTTCGTAAGAATCAGCCATAA
- a CDS encoding TonB-dependent receptor, translating into MSLKMLRFLLLIIGMFVMSLGKNTAENMIASKDNSGLNGFVKDKKTGETLVGATVFLIDTKFGTRSNKSGYFTINNIPPGTYNVSVSFLGYDKFQKKIELKAGQVLREEFELNQGSFMQEDIYVEAERDVEKRQISISKVNVPVQTIKNIRVGGESDIFRTLQYLPGVLTSSQLSSGLFVRGGSPDQNLVLLDGSTVYNPTHLFGFISTFNTDAIKDVELVKGGFDAEYGGRLSAVLNITQNDGNRKEFEGVASIGVISSRVGLQGPIGNGSWFVSGRRTYFDLVKQLIPEDPETPIPDFGFYDLNGKITQDFGPNDKVSISGFLSNDNLEFSNFGLAVGLDLGNRLISGKWTHIFNEKLFSTMNASYSKYFNNIYGDQSGYEFLIDNTIEDYTIKINTEWFASEDLTAKFGVESSWYNFGYLQNFTGDTDSTAQGSSGGSTNLQIKDFQTAVFGQMKWSITALLSLQAGLRVNYWELSDLITYDPRISARYRLTDKIAIKGAWGIFHQNLRLATQPNFSFFDTWLPTDNTVPASNATHYIISIETEPIPRHTLNFDFYYKDLTNVSELNTNALQGANVGDVFYIGDATAWGAEVFVQKRFGKVNGWVGYALGFISSRFDSINNGEAFRPRYDRTHDFKVVVNYDHNDSWDFGASFFYQTGQSYTGATSRFQTVLPGQVRGRGKIVPSQRFGLRLPPSHQLNLTATYSFDMWGLESKAIIDIYNVYSRRDILVRFYNTQEENTFVEDVRLIPILPTVSLEIRF; encoded by the coding sequence ATGTCATTGAAAATGTTAAGATTTCTGCTGTTGATAATTGGTATGTTCGTGATGAGTTTGGGAAAGAATACAGCAGAAAATATGATTGCAAGTAAAGACAATTCCGGCTTGAACGGTTTTGTAAAGGATAAGAAAACAGGCGAAACACTTGTAGGTGCCACAGTTTTTTTAATTGATACGAAATTTGGCACACGCAGTAATAAGTCCGGTTACTTTACTATAAATAATATTCCACCCGGCACTTATAATGTATCGGTTTCATTCCTTGGTTACGATAAGTTTCAGAAAAAAATCGAACTTAAAGCAGGTCAGGTTTTGCGCGAGGAGTTTGAGCTCAATCAGGGCTCATTTATGCAGGAAGATATTTATGTTGAAGCCGAGCGTGATGTGGAGAAAAGACAAATCAGCATAAGCAAAGTTAATGTTCCGGTGCAAACAATCAAAAATATTCGCGTTGGTGGTGAGTCCGATATTTTTAGAACGCTTCAATACCTTCCCGGCGTTCTGACGTCATCACAGCTTTCGAGTGGTTTATTCGTTCGTGGCGGCTCACCTGACCAGAATTTAGTGCTTCTTGACGGCTCGACGGTCTATAATCCCACACACTTGTTCGGATTCATTTCCACCTTCAACACTGATGCAATCAAAGATGTTGAACTTGTTAAAGGAGGTTTCGATGCAGAATATGGCGGAAGACTTTCGGCTGTTCTCAATATCACACAAAATGATGGCAACAGAAAGGAATTTGAAGGTGTTGCTTCGATTGGTGTAATATCATCAAGAGTCGGGCTTCAGGGACCAATCGGAAATGGCTCTTGGTTTGTTTCAGGAAGGCGAACTTACTTTGATTTAGTAAAGCAATTAATTCCTGAAGACCCTGAGACACCTATTCCTGACTTCGGTTTTTATGATTTGAACGGAAAAATCACTCAGGATTTCGGACCAAATGATAAAGTTTCGATTAGTGGATTTTTGAGTAATGATAATCTCGAATTTTCTAATTTTGGACTTGCTGTTGGACTGGATTTAGGCAATAGGTTAATTTCAGGTAAATGGACACATATATTCAATGAGAAACTATTCTCTACAATGAATGCCAGCTACAGTAAATACTTTAATAACATTTACGGTGACCAATCCGGTTACGAATTTTTGATAGATAATACAATCGAAGATTATACTATAAAAATTAATACAGAGTGGTTTGCATCAGAAGACTTAACAGCTAAATTCGGAGTAGAATCATCATGGTATAATTTCGGATATTTGCAGAATTTCACAGGTGATACAGATTCAACTGCACAAGGTTCGAGTGGCGGAAGCACAAATTTGCAAATAAAAGATTTTCAAACAGCAGTTTTCGGACAAATGAAATGGTCAATTACAGCATTGCTTTCCTTGCAGGCTGGTTTAAGAGTGAATTATTGGGAATTAAGCGATTTAATTACTTATGACCCAAGAATATCAGCAAGATACAGACTTACCGATAAAATTGCAATTAAAGGTGCTTGGGGAATATTTCATCAGAATCTTCGACTTGCAACTCAACCAAACTTTTCATTTTTTGATACATGGCTTCCGACAGACAACACTGTACCTGCAAGCAATGCCACACATTATATTATAAGCATAGAGACAGAGCCGATACCACGCCATACTTTGAATTTTGATTTCTATTATAAGGACCTGACAAATGTAAGTGAGCTTAATACCAATGCCCTTCAAGGTGCAAACGTTGGGGATGTATTCTATATCGGCGATGCAACAGCATGGGGAGCTGAGGTATTTGTTCAGAAGAGATTCGGTAAAGTTAACGGATGGGTTGGTTATGCATTAGGTTTTATTTCTTCAAGATTCGACAGTATAAATAATGGTGAAGCATTCAGACCCAGATATGACAGAACTCATGATTTTAAAGTAGTAGTAAATTATGACCACAATGATTCCTGGGATTTTGGTGCGTCATTCTTCTATCAGACAGGCCAGTCTTATACAGGAGCAACCTCACGGTTCCAGACTGTACTCCCAGGACAGGTAAGAGGAAGAGGAAAAATTGTTCCATCCCAAAGATTTGGATTAAGACTTCCACCATCACATCAGCTAAATCTTACAGCTACTTATAGTTTTGATATGTGGGGACTTGAATCGAAAGCAATTATAGATATTTACAATGTTTACAGCCGTAGGGATATTTTAGTACGGTTTTATAATACGCAGGAAGAAAATACATTTGTAGAAGACGTAAGACTAATTCCGATTTTACCAACTGTATCACTCGAAATTAGATTTTAG
- a CDS encoding immunoglobulin domain-containing protein — protein sequence MRIFTKSLAILAVMFFSLNVYGQVEIEGTNYARLSLAFNAINAGTHTGDIEVLITDDFTETTTAVLNASGEGSADYESVIIYPTDEYTIQGNLTNGIIQLSGADNVTIDGRANLSGSSIDLTIQNNATSGAVIRIDRLVSGSGNPAENNTVRYCNIRHSGKTGSRYGITFGTSTSYTGTASHEGNRVEYCNFSNMYYGIRSYSSSADKAESLIINNNYFGSSTLTESLGYMTLYLYYVNDAKVYENTFEYLNHTGTMYVMYVYYCDDVEIFDNSIKNIDHPSSIYILRKQSSPNAKVYGNTVENVKANSTFYGFYTSSSSSTEFTDNVFKNIINNGTFYSFYLSSCGTSKINNNSIEDVQTSNGTLYNLYMSSCASSEVIGNYVDGATATTYLYNVYATSCASTKFHNNNFNDLNSVGGSTTSAHGFYILSSNSSEFINNSISNVRTTQVTTSTLYNPFGIFINSGTGYKIWYNSVYLTGKQHEVNTSSSMSACLMIYNSSTNSLDIRNNNFYNELEGRPGSKMYSIYMTSTNNRNSSTIDYNNYYVAGQHGVLGYLAGDRTTLSAWQSISQQDVNSISIDPDFNSSSVLAPFLNSAVLGKGTPINTVSTDIMGESRSSTAPTIGAYETADDIVGPQIDYEPLLTTTSTNNRTLVATITDRTGVDVGASSPRLYYRTTSTNNTFNSNSSTTSGWKYSEAESIVGNQFTFTLDYGKLNDGADVGDEIEYFLIAKDVSSRENVSYSSGKFTSEPTTTNLNSDNFPVTGAESYRLALGFSGNYTIGSNQTYTSLTKPEGIFKALMDNVVDGDVFLNISSNLNETGEIQLGSLTYAPNGPYKIYIRPNSDTKRTISGEIGGALIRLIGVNNVEIDGSYDGEGRYLKFENTATNSTTTYRATIMVGSNSGQGGNDITIKNCEITSGNRLNYSFGIITSDGAITTSTSSPGITNLLIKNNHIYNSTYGIYAAGQTAIGTTTLNNLIIEDNLVGDDDANNSILSYGIEVRYAPYAQIRRNKIWNFNGGSNNTNYVIGIRIYSTGNVPTYIDGNDIYGMNYQGTSICFANGIWIATGNYNEITNNKIADILTTNYTYTSPTSYQAAGIRVQGSFTKILHNTIIMQGQMKYYSNSTNYGGFAANIFFTSSYSGNDVRGNILHNSVTKASNATWHPQAYCIWYYTTANIGPYFTLLDHNVYSVGNGAKIGGNGTTTIPHPYQMFTLNQWQSYTNKDWNSKTGMPEFVDTKEDLHINGSSIGNSFYMYGGIPEITYDGDGEMRNATTYYGADEVNAIFELAEDTKIAPSNAVHCVEDVVTISANPDVTGFGDGVERSGLSAIDINWYKNGELISGAKSKNLTFNPVKMSDSARYFATGTFMGKTVTSTETLLKVETPMSISYQPPTSDVCTTSPELTLLAEATGTILGYQWEFMKKGTMNWVDVQGATSNVLELVITNDLVGDYRLRVMGPGNCGPATIWTQPAMVTISEPLHSVNLHQIEKSEGKNLYYTCVDEDITLSVTDEGTVFGYVWQKDAGNGFVDLSLAQYPTARNPVLRINGSTPAESGIYRCLVLGSASCGTAEVLSQEVDIRIWPYFSLDQQPESKTLCEGENSFIRINISGIVYSYQWFKDGVMLTSEDSPYYDKPVFYLTDSKFEDGGVYQCRVQAEDCFGFLDFMSEEASIYVSTGTEITVPPMTQAVVPGSDVTFRVRAHVNGTPEGYVPEIQWYKGNQPLVEGGRFIGTKSDRLSIANVQDSDFGENYRVIVTGHCGSDEASFFGLIKGEVIITQQPVGADACEDDMIILSVSAETSVPGGFVTYQWYKEGIAIMDGDGIMGSQSAELMIAPAKPNNSGNYHVEVKPGNSDIGILSDEVSVTIDPKPKFTSQPDANVTIETGGVLALTVEVEGIELEYQWYFDGTAIEGEDTNTLMIYDVTEDNTGNYWVEVTNRCGTVQSVISEVIVTSGASTVTEVSENGFILGNAVPNPVNATANLEFIVPAESQVKITLVNDLGAEIAVLTDATLSSGTHNLSINTESLNLTSGVYSVVLKSSGTMLTQRIVVVR from the coding sequence ATGAGAATCTTTACTAAATCGCTTGCAATTTTAGCGGTTATGTTTTTCAGCCTGAATGTTTACGGGCAAGTCGAAATTGAAGGCACAAACTATGCAAGGTTATCCTTAGCATTTAATGCCATTAATGCAGGTACGCACACCGGTGATATCGAAGTCTTAATTACTGACGATTTCACTGAAACTACTACAGCTGTTCTAAATGCATCAGGAGAAGGTAGTGCTGATTATGAGTCAGTTATTATTTATCCAACAGATGAGTATACTATTCAAGGCAACCTGACTAATGGTATAATACAGCTATCAGGTGCAGACAATGTTACAATTGACGGCAGAGCAAATTTAAGCGGTTCGTCAATTGATTTAACTATTCAAAACAATGCCACATCAGGTGCTGTTATAAGAATTGACAGACTCGTTTCAGGATCAGGTAACCCTGCTGAAAACAATACTGTAAGATATTGCAATATTAGACATAGTGGAAAAACAGGAAGTCGTTACGGTATTACATTCGGTACAAGTACAAGTTACACAGGAACTGCTTCTCATGAAGGTAATAGAGTTGAATACTGTAACTTCAGTAATATGTATTATGGTATTCGTTCCTATAGTAGCAGTGCTGATAAAGCCGAAAGCTTAATAATCAATAACAACTATTTTGGCAGTTCAACACTTACAGAAAGTTTGGGATACATGACCTTGTATCTGTATTATGTTAATGATGCTAAAGTTTACGAAAACACATTTGAATATCTAAACCATACAGGAACTATGTATGTAATGTATGTATATTATTGTGATGATGTTGAGATATTCGATAATTCAATTAAAAATATTGATCATCCTTCTTCAATTTACATCTTACGTAAACAATCTTCTCCAAATGCAAAAGTTTATGGTAATACTGTAGAAAATGTAAAAGCAAACAGCACATTCTATGGTTTCTATACCTCATCTTCTTCAAGTACTGAATTTACGGATAATGTATTTAAAAATATTATCAATAATGGTACATTCTATAGTTTCTATTTGAGCTCATGCGGTACATCTAAAATTAATAATAACAGTATAGAAGATGTACAGACTTCAAATGGAACTTTGTATAATTTGTATATGTCATCTTGTGCAAGCAGTGAAGTGATTGGTAATTATGTGGATGGTGCTACTGCAACTACATATTTATATAATGTATATGCAACAAGTTGCGCCAGTACAAAGTTTCACAATAATAACTTTAATGACCTGAATTCTGTTGGTGGTAGTACAACCAGTGCTCATGGATTTTATATATTAAGTTCCAACAGCTCTGAATTTATAAATAATTCGATTTCAAATGTTAGAACTACTCAGGTTACAACAAGTACTTTGTACAATCCATTTGGGATTTTTATTAACTCGGGAACCGGATATAAAATTTGGTATAATAGTGTCTATTTAACCGGAAAACAACACGAAGTTAATACTTCATCATCAATGAGTGCCTGTCTGATGATATACAACTCTTCTACAAACTCACTTGATATCAGAAATAATAACTTTTATAATGAATTAGAAGGAAGACCTGGTTCAAAAATGTATTCAATTTACATGACCAGTACTAATAATAGAAACAGTTCTACTATTGATTATAACAACTATTATGTAGCAGGACAGCATGGTGTACTCGGATATTTAGCAGGTGACAGAACTACACTATCAGCTTGGCAGTCAATCAGCCAGCAGGATGTTAATTCTATAAGCATTGATCCTGATTTTAATTCATCTTCAGTTTTGGCTCCATTTCTGAACTCCGCTGTATTAGGCAAAGGGACTCCAATCAATACAGTTTCTACAGATATTATGGGCGAAAGTCGTTCAAGTACAGCTCCAACTATTGGTGCTTACGAAACTGCGGATGATATTGTAGGTCCTCAGATTGATTACGAACCGTTGTTGACTACAACAAGCACAAATAACAGAACTCTGGTTGCAACTATAACTGACCGTACAGGTGTTGATGTCGGAGCTTCTTCACCAAGATTATATTATAGAACAACATCAACTAATAATACTTTCAATAGTAATTCATCAACAACTTCTGGATGGAAATATTCTGAAGCTGAATCTATCGTTGGAAATCAGTTTACATTTACATTAGATTATGGCAAATTGAATGATGGTGCTGATGTTGGTGATGAAATTGAATATTTCCTGATTGCTAAAGATGTTTCATCAAGAGAGAACGTTTCATATTCTTCAGGCAAATTTACCAGTGAACCAACTACAACTAATCTGAATTCTGATAATTTTCCTGTAACAGGAGCTGAATCATATAGATTGGCACTGGGATTTTCAGGTAATTACACTATCGGTAGTAATCAGACTTATACATCTCTTACCAAACCGGAAGGTATATTTAAAGCATTAATGGATAATGTTGTAGATGGAGACGTATTTTTAAACATATCTTCTAATCTTAACGAAACAGGAGAAATTCAATTAGGTAGTTTGACTTATGCTCCCAATGGTCCATATAAAATCTATATCAGACCTAATTCTGATACTAAACGCACTATTTCAGGTGAAATTGGTGGAGCATTAATTAGATTGATTGGCGTGAATAATGTTGAAATAGACGGCAGTTATGATGGTGAAGGACGTTATCTTAAATTTGAGAATACCGCTACCAATTCTACTACAACATATCGTGCAACTATAATGGTTGGTAGTAATTCAGGGCAGGGTGGTAATGATATAACTATCAAGAACTGTGAAATTACAAGTGGAAACAGATTGAACTATTCATTTGGTATTATCACAAGTGATGGAGCTATAACCACAAGCACAAGTAGCCCAGGTATTACTAACCTTCTTATTAAAAATAATCATATTTACAACAGTACTTATGGTATTTATGCTGCAGGTCAGACTGCTATCGGAACTACAACACTAAATAATCTTATAATTGAAGATAATTTAGTTGGCGATGATGATGCTAATAACAGTATTTTAAGCTATGGCATTGAGGTGAGATATGCTCCATATGCACAGATTCGAAGAAACAAAATCTGGAATTTTAATGGAGGTTCTAACAATACTAACTATGTTATTGGCATAAGGATTTACAGCACAGGTAATGTGCCAACATATATTGACGGTAATGATATTTATGGAATGAACTATCAGGGTACATCCATTTGCTTTGCAAACGGTATCTGGATAGCAACAGGTAATTATAATGAAATAACTAATAATAAAATTGCTGATATTCTAACAACAAATTATACTTACACATCACCTACAAGTTATCAGGCGGCAGGCATTAGAGTGCAGGGAAGCTTTACCAAAATACTACACAATACCATTATTATGCAAGGTCAGATGAAGTATTACTCAAACTCAACCAACTACGGTGGTTTTGCGGCAAATATCTTCTTTACAAGTTCGTATTCAGGTAATGATGTAAGAGGAAATATTTTGCACAATTCAGTAACTAAGGCTTCTAATGCAACCTGGCATCCACAAGCATATTGTATTTGGTATTACACAACTGCAAATATTGGTCCATACTTTACTCTGTTAGACCATAACGTATATTCAGTTGGTAATGGAGCTAAAATAGGTGGTAATGGTACAACTACTATACCTCATCCATATCAGATGTTTACGCTCAATCAGTGGCAATCATATACAAATAAAGACTGGAATTCAAAAACAGGAATGCCTGAATTTGTTGATACAAAAGAGGACTTGCACATAAATGGCAGCAGCATTGGAAATTCATTCTATATGTATGGTGGAATTCCTGAGATTACTTATGATGGCGATGGCGAAATGAGAAATGCAACTACTTACTACGGTGCTGACGAAGTAAATGCCATATTTGAACTTGCTGAAGATACAAAAATTGCTCCAAGCAATGCAGTTCATTGCGTTGAAGATGTAGTTACTATTTCAGCTAATCCCGATGTAACAGGTTTTGGTGATGGCGTTGAGCGTTCAGGTTTATCGGCAATTGACATCAATTGGTACAAAAATGGCGAATTGATTTCCGGTGCAAAAAGCAAAAATCTTACATTTAATCCTGTTAAAATGAGCGATTCTGCAAGATACTTTGCTACAGGTACATTTATGGGTAAAACTGTAACAAGCACTGAAACTTTACTCAAAGTTGAAACACCAATGTCTATTTCATATCAGCCACCAACATCAGATGTATGTACAACATCTCCTGAACTCACTTTGCTTGCTGAAGCAACCGGAACTATTCTTGGTTATCAGTGGGAATTTATGAAGAAAGGAACTATGAATTGGGTTGATGTACAGGGAGCAACAAGTAATGTATTAGAATTAGTAATTACAAACGACTTGGTTGGTGATTACAGATTACGAGTAATGGGTCCGGGCAACTGTGGTCCTGCTACAATCTGGACACAACCTGCTATGGTTACAATATCAGAACCACTTCACAGTGTTAACTTACATCAAATTGAAAAAAGTGAAGGCAAAAACTTATATTACACTTGCGTAGATGAAGATATTACTCTTAGCGTAACAGATGAGGGAACTGTTTTTGGTTATGTATGGCAAAAAGATGCAGGCAATGGTTTTGTTGACTTATCCCTTGCACAGTATCCTACAGCACGTAATCCTGTATTAAGAATCAATGGTTCAACACCTGCTGAAAGCGGAATTTACCGTTGTCTTGTATTGGGTTCAGCATCCTGCGGTACTGCAGAAGTATTATCACAGGAAGTTGACATAAGAATCTGGCCTTACTTCAGCTTAGACCAGCAGCCGGAAAGCAAAACACTTTGTGAAGGCGAAAATTCATTTATCAGAATTAACATCTCAGGTATAGTTTACAGTTACCAGTGGTTCAAAGATGGTGTAATGTTAACTTCAGAAGACAGTCCTTATTATGATAAACCGGTATTTTATTTAACTGATTCTAAGTTTGAAGATGGTGGTGTTTACCAATGCCGCGTTCAGGCAGAAGACTGTTTTGGTTTTCTCGATTTCATGTCTGAAGAAGCATCAATATATGTTTCAACAGGCACTGAAATAACAGTTCCTCCAATGACTCAGGCAGTTGTTCCTGGTAGCGATGTTACTTTCAGAGTAAGAGCTCACGTCAATGGTACTCCTGAAGGATATGTTCCTGAAATTCAATGGTACAAAGGCAACCAACCACTCGTGGAAGGTGGAAGATTTATCGGTACAAAATCAGACAGACTAAGCATTGCAAATGTTCAGGATAGCGACTTTGGTGAAAACTATCGTGTTATAGTAACAGGTCACTGTGGAAGCGACGAAGCTTCGTTTTTCGGATTAATCAAAGGCGAAGTTATCATTACTCAGCAACCTGTTGGAGCTGATGCATGCGAAGATGATATGATTATTCTTAGTGTCTCAGCTGAAACAAGCGTTCCCGGTGGATTTGTTACATACCAATGGTACAAAGAAGGTATCGCCATTATGGATGGTGATGGAATTATGGGAAGTCAGTCTGCTGAACTTATGATAGCTCCGGCAAAACCAAATAATTCAGGCAACTATCATGTAGAAGTTAAGCCGGGTAATTCGGATATAGGTATCCTCTCTGATGAAGTATCTGTTACAATTGATCCTAAGCCGAAATTTACATCACAACCTGATGCTAATGTTACTATTGAAACAGGTGGTGTACTTGCACTTACAGTAGAAGTTGAAGGTATCGAACTTGAATACCAGTGGTATTTCGATGGTACAGCCATTGAAGGAGAAGATACTAATACACTTATGATTTATGATGTTACTGAAGACAACACAGGTAATTACTGGGTGGAAGTTACAAACAGATGCGGTACAGTTCAGTCAGTTATTTCTGAAGTGATTGTAACCAGCGGTGCTTCAACTGTTACAGAAGTATCCGAAAACGGCTTCATACTTGGTAATGCTGTACCAAACCCTGTGAATGCAACAGCGAATCTTGAGTTCATTGTCCCTGCTGAATCACAAGTAAAAATCACACTCGTAAATGACTTAGGTGCTGAAATAGCAGTACTTACTGACGCTACATTGTCATCCGGAACACACAACTTAAGCATCAACACTGAATCACTGAATTTAACTTCAGGAGTTTACAGTGTGGTACTTAAATCATCCGGAACTATGCTGACACAAAGAATAGTCGTAGTCAGATAG
- a CDS encoding T9SS type A sorting domain-containing protein — protein MKNYIYIFLFIFAIPIIAAEDFYSLSAKKINGDTLHFSELRGKKLMIVNVASLCGYTYQYAELQKLYEEFGGDNFEIIAFPANNFSNQEPGTDEDIEDFCKENYNVTFTMMSKISVKGFDKHSVYQWLTDGSINGQVYQEVMWNFQKYCITEEGKIWKIFSSQTSPLHNDIKTWLKQNVSIAENNDLNEIIAVYPNPANDFIMIDAIDTNDDVIIYNTLGIEQLRLNSPDATNGVHSINISALPAGTYIIRIGNQSKIFVKI, from the coding sequence ATGAAAAACTACATATACATATTTTTGTTTATTTTTGCAATTCCAATAATTGCAGCTGAAGATTTTTACTCCCTTTCAGCTAAGAAAATTAATGGTGATACACTTCATTTTTCTGAGCTACGTGGCAAAAAGCTTATGATAGTTAATGTTGCATCACTCTGTGGCTATACATATCAATATGCCGAGTTGCAGAAATTATACGAAGAATTCGGAGGCGATAATTTTGAAATTATAGCATTTCCGGCAAATAATTTCTCTAATCAGGAGCCCGGAACAGATGAGGATATTGAGGATTTCTGCAAAGAAAACTATAATGTTACTTTTACAATGATGTCCAAAATCTCAGTAAAAGGATTTGACAAACACTCTGTTTATCAGTGGCTTACAGATGGTTCTATTAATGGTCAGGTTTATCAGGAGGTTATGTGGAATTTCCAAAAATACTGTATAACAGAAGAAGGTAAAATTTGGAAAATATTCAGCTCTCAAACTTCACCACTTCATAATGATATCAAAACATGGCTTAAGCAAAATGTAAGTATTGCAGAAAATAATGATTTAAACGAAATAATTGCAGTCTATCCAAATCCTGCTAATGATTTTATAATGATTGATGCGATTGATACCAATGATGACGTTATTATTTATAATACTTTGGGGATTGAACAGTTAAGACTCAATAGTCCGGATGCAACAAATGGCGTTCATTCAATTAATATATCTGCTTTACCGGCAGGGACATATATTATCAGAATCGGGAATCAATCTAAAATATTTGTCAAAATTTAA